From the genome of Pungitius pungitius chromosome 21, fPunPun2.1, whole genome shotgun sequence, one region includes:
- the LOC119213211 gene encoding NACHT, LRR and PYD domains-containing protein 3-like isoform X2 has protein sequence MEKKSFSDETDTVPRETLPSIQAKVDHFQPSYTAQSGGKVVAPSFIGCIVDNITIISNSHEPIVSSKEALNQDIVDSYDKIAQCQEKLKATLKRKFSHVSEGMTKEATKIALNKIYTELYITEGGIGEVNKEHEVRQIETASRIPEAHEKSIHCNHLFDPPPGRDSPIRTVVTRGVAGIGKTVSTNKLTLDWAEGQANTNLAFVFPLSFRELNLMRKKPYSLVELLSVFYPDTRNTGIFTHVKNEMLFILDGLDESRLSLDFYRSEIVSDVTQTTTIAILIINLIRGSLLPSALVWITSRPIASNKIPLEFVDLVTEVRGFNNLQKDEYFRRKISDQSLANRVVAHVKSYRSLHIMCHIPIFCWMAASVLERKLSTADGKETPKTLTQMYIHFLFLYAEDMKKKLPGRKDSSAECVRDNLIALGKLAFRELEKGHLIFYESDLILNGIKVEQASNFSGVYTQIFSEELTLCEQKMFCFVHLSVQEFFAALYVYLTFHNEDNNVLVKKSSASRLFSFRKPSELILYKEAVEKALRCENGHFDIFLRFLLGLSMESNQSLLKPLMTGGTTHQRTRTEVIKHIKGKIRESPSPDRCLNLFHCLNELNDHSLVEEIQLYLRLDSLNQTKLTPSQWATLVFVLLTSEEELSVFKLSKYTRSEEGLLRLLPVIKTARVANLHACNLTVSCCENLAKNINPSQVRELDLSNNNLTDAGITLLSTKLKNSKLEKLRLRSCNLTQHSSDDLTAFISSASCQLRELDLSDNDLQDVGVKTLSGGLESPHCKLKILSVTEEGCTFLASALNSSSLRELDLSYNHPGELGVQLLSALMADPQCSLQKLSVEQCGESRIQPGPKKYTTKLTLDPNTAHRDLSLSGGDRKARRWTKQPYPDHPERFEFWTQVLCREELTGRCYWETEWSGRAVTGVAYKKMCRTGEGRDSWLGKNDCSWALSCTKDAYRTWHNDMSTAVTIPPNSNKVGVYLDWSAGKLSFFTVSCGTLTLLHTFHTTFTEPVYPAFRLGWVDSTVYLC, from the exons atggagaaaaagagtttTTCTGATGAAACAGACACCGTTCCTCGAG AGACACTTCCCTCTATTCAGGCCAAGGTTGATCATTTCCAGCCCAGCTACACCGCTCAGAGTGGAGGCAAGGTGGTCGCTCCCTCCTTCATTGGTTGTATCGTTGACAACATAACCATCATCTCAAATAGCCATG AGCCAATTGTTTCATCAAAAGAAGCGTTGAACCAGGACATTGTCGACAGCT ATGATAAGATTGCTCAATGTCAAGAAAAACTGAAAGCCACTCTGAAGAGGAAGTTCAGCCACGTGTCCGAGGGGATGACAAAAGAAGCGACCAAGATAGCTCTCAAtaagatctacacagagctctacatcactgAGGGAGGAATTGGGGAGGTCAACAAAGAGCACGAGGTGAGACAGATCGAGACGGCCTCCAGGATACCTGAGGCCCACGAGAAATCCATCCACTGCAATCACCTCTTCGATCCTCCACCTGGACGAGACTCCCCCATAAGAACTGTGGTCACAAGGGGAGTCGCTGGCATCGGAAAAACCGTGTCCACCAATAAactcactctggactgggccgAAGGGCAGGCAAACACCAACCTGGCGtttgtgtttcctctctctttccgtGAGTTGAATCTGATGAGGAAGAAACCCTACAGTCTGGTGGAGCTCCTTAGTGTCTTTTACCCCGACACGAGAAACACAGGGATTTTCACACATGTTAAAAACGAAATGCTCTTCATCCTGGATGGGCTGGACGAGAGCCGGCTGTCCTTGGACTTCTACAGGAGTGAAATAGTGTCCGATGTGACGCAAACGACCACCATCGCGATCCTTATAATCAACCTCATCAGGGGAAGCCTGCTTCCGTCTGCTCTTGTTTGGATAACGTCTCGCCCGATAGCTTCCAATAAGATCCCTCTGGAATTTGTTGATCTGGTAACAGAAGTGCGAGGATTCAACAACCTCCAGAAAGACGAGTACTTCAGGAGGAAAATCAGCGACCAGAGCTTAGCAAACAGGGTGGTCGCGCATGTGAAATCCTACAGGAGCCttcacatcatgtgccacatacCGATCTTCTGCTGGATGGCGGCGAGTGTTCTTGAGAGGAAGTTGTCCACGGCAGACggtaaagagacaccaaagaccCTCACTCAAATGTACATACACTTTTTATTCTTGTACGCGGAGGACATGAAGAAGAAGCTCCCGGGCAGGAAAGACTCCAGCGCAGAGTGCGTGAGAGATAACCTCATCGCGCTGGGTAAACTGGCCTTCAGGGAGCTCGAGAAGGGTCACCTGATCTTCTACGAGAGCGACCTCATCCTGAACGGTATAAAGGTCGAGCAGGCGTCCAATTTCTCGGGAGTCTACACGCAGATCTTCAGCGAGGAGCTGACACTGTGTGAGCAGAAGATGTTCTGCTTTGTGCACCTGAGCGTCCAGGAGTTCTTTGCCGCGCTGTACGTGTACCTCACCTTCCACAATGAGGACAATAACGTTTTAGTCAAAAAGTCGTCTGCTTCCAGACTTTTCTCCTTCAGAAAGCCGTCAGAGCTTATCCTCTACAAAGAAGCGGTGGAAAAGGCTTTGCGGTGCGAAAATGGACATTTTGACATCTTTCTTCGCTTCCTCCTTGGCCTGTCCATGGAATCAAATCAGAGTCTTTTGAAGCCTTTGATGACAGGTGGCACAACACACCAAAGAACAAGAACGGAGGTCATTAAACACATAAAGGGGAAAATCAGGGAAAGTCCGTCCCCTGACAGATGCCTCAACCTCTTCCACTGTCTCAATGAGCTAAACGACCACTCTCTCGTGGAGGAGATCCAGCTCTACCTCCGATTGGACAGTCTCAACCAAACCAAACTCACGCCTTCCCAGTGGGCCACCCTGGTCTTTGTACTACTGACATCGGAAGAGGAGCTGAGTGTGTTCAAACTGAGCAAGTACACCCGGTCGGAGGAAGGTCTTCTTaggctgctgccagtcattAAAACAGCCAGAGTGGCAAA TCTGCATGCATGCAATCTCactgtgagctgctgtgagaACCTGGCAAAGAATATCAACCCATCACAAGTTagagagctggacctgtccAACAACAACCTGACAGATGCAGGAATAACACTGCTCTCCACGAAACTGAAGAACAGCAAATTGGAGAAACTCAG ACTGAGGAGCTGCAATCTAACACAGCACAGCTCCGATGACCTGACCGCCTTCATcagctcagcctcctgccagcttAGAGAATTGGACCTATCTGACAATGACTTGCAGGACGTAGGAGTCAAAACGCTCTCTGGTGGACTGGAGAGTCCTCACTGTAAACTGAAGATACTCTC AGTGACAGAGGAAGGCTGCACTTTCCTGGCATCAGCTTTGAACTCGTCCAGtttgagagagctggacctgagctacaaccaccCGGGAGAGTTGGGCGTGCAGCTTCTGTCTGCTCTGATGGCCGACCCACAATGCAGCCTGCAGAAACTCAG TGTGGAGCAATGTGGTGAATCCAGGATTCAGCCAGGTCCAAAGAAAT ACACCACCAAACTCACCCTGGACCCGAACACGGCACACAGGGACCTCTCTCTGTCCGGAGGAGACAGGAAAGCGAGGCGTTGGACCAAGCAGCCTTATCCTGATCACCCGGAAAGGTTTGAATTTTGGACTCAGGTGCTGTGCAGGGAGGAGCTGACCGGCCGCTGCTACTGGGAGACAGAATGGAGCGGGAGAGCTGTCACCGGAGTAGCCTAcaaaaagatgtgcaggacggGAGAGGGTCGGGACAGCTGGTTGGGGAAAAACGACTGTTCTTGGGCACTGAGCTGCACCAAAGACGCCTACAGGACCTGGCACAATGACATGAGCACTGCTGTAACCATCCCACCCAACTCCAATAAGGTGGGGGTCTATCTGGACTGGTCAGCGGGGAAACTGTCCTTCTTCACGGTGTCCTGTGGCACACTGACGCTGCTCCACACCTTCCACACGACCTTCACTGAGCCCGTCTACCCAGCGTTCAGACTTGGCTGGGTGGACTCCACAGTCTACCTGTGCTAG
- the LOC119213211 gene encoding NACHT, LRR and PYD domains-containing protein 12-like isoform X3 → MEKKSFSDETDTVPRETLPSIQAKVDHFQPSYTAQSGGKVVAPSFIGCIVDNITIISNSHEPIVSSKEALNQDIVDSYDKIAQCQEKLKATLKRKFSHVSEGMTKEATKIALNKIYTELYITEGGIGEVNKEHEVRQIETASRIPEAHEKSIHCNHLFDPPPGRDSPIRTVVTRGVAGIGKTVSTNKLTLDWAEGQANTNLAFVFPLSFRELNLMRKKPYSLVELLSVFYPDTRNTGIFTHVKNEMLFILDGLDESRLSLDFYRSEIVSDVTQTTTIAILIINLIRGSLLPSALVWITSRPIASNKIPLEFVDLVTEVRGFNNLQKDEYFRRKISDQSLANRVVAHVKSYRSLHIMCHIPIFCWMAASVLERKLSTADGKETPKTLTQMYIHFLFLYAEDMKKKLPGRKDSSAECVRDNLIALGKLAFRELEKGHLIFYESDLILNGIKVEQASNFSGVYTQIFSEELTLCEQKMFCFVHLSVQEFFAALYVYLTFHNEDNNVLVKKSSASRLFSFRKPSELILYKEAVEKALRCENGHFDIFLRFLLGLSMESNQSLLKPLMTGGTTHQRTRTEVIKHIKGKIRESPSPDRCLNLFHCLNELNDHSLVEEIQLYLRLDSLNQTKLTPSQWATLVFVLLTSEEELSVFKLSKYTRSEEGLLRLLPVIKTARVANLHACNLTVSCCENLAKNINPSQVRELDLSNNNLTDAGITLLSTKLKNSKLEKLSVSLCRVTEEGCTFLASALNSSSLRELDLSYNHPGELGVQLLSALMADPQCSLQKLSVEQCGESRIQPGPKKYTTKLTLDPNTAHRDLSLSGGDRKARRWTKQPYPDHPERFEFWTQVLCREELTGRCYWETEWSGRAVTGVAYKKMCRTGEGRDSWLGKNDCSWALSCTKDAYRTWHNDMSTAVTIPPNSNKVGVYLDWSAGKLSFFTVSCGTLTLLHTFHTTFTEPVYPAFRLGWVDSTVYLC, encoded by the exons atggagaaaaagagtttTTCTGATGAAACAGACACCGTTCCTCGAG AGACACTTCCCTCTATTCAGGCCAAGGTTGATCATTTCCAGCCCAGCTACACCGCTCAGAGTGGAGGCAAGGTGGTCGCTCCCTCCTTCATTGGTTGTATCGTTGACAACATAACCATCATCTCAAATAGCCATG AGCCAATTGTTTCATCAAAAGAAGCGTTGAACCAGGACATTGTCGACAGCT ATGATAAGATTGCTCAATGTCAAGAAAAACTGAAAGCCACTCTGAAGAGGAAGTTCAGCCACGTGTCCGAGGGGATGACAAAAGAAGCGACCAAGATAGCTCTCAAtaagatctacacagagctctacatcactgAGGGAGGAATTGGGGAGGTCAACAAAGAGCACGAGGTGAGACAGATCGAGACGGCCTCCAGGATACCTGAGGCCCACGAGAAATCCATCCACTGCAATCACCTCTTCGATCCTCCACCTGGACGAGACTCCCCCATAAGAACTGTGGTCACAAGGGGAGTCGCTGGCATCGGAAAAACCGTGTCCACCAATAAactcactctggactgggccgAAGGGCAGGCAAACACCAACCTGGCGtttgtgtttcctctctctttccgtGAGTTGAATCTGATGAGGAAGAAACCCTACAGTCTGGTGGAGCTCCTTAGTGTCTTTTACCCCGACACGAGAAACACAGGGATTTTCACACATGTTAAAAACGAAATGCTCTTCATCCTGGATGGGCTGGACGAGAGCCGGCTGTCCTTGGACTTCTACAGGAGTGAAATAGTGTCCGATGTGACGCAAACGACCACCATCGCGATCCTTATAATCAACCTCATCAGGGGAAGCCTGCTTCCGTCTGCTCTTGTTTGGATAACGTCTCGCCCGATAGCTTCCAATAAGATCCCTCTGGAATTTGTTGATCTGGTAACAGAAGTGCGAGGATTCAACAACCTCCAGAAAGACGAGTACTTCAGGAGGAAAATCAGCGACCAGAGCTTAGCAAACAGGGTGGTCGCGCATGTGAAATCCTACAGGAGCCttcacatcatgtgccacatacCGATCTTCTGCTGGATGGCGGCGAGTGTTCTTGAGAGGAAGTTGTCCACGGCAGACggtaaagagacaccaaagaccCTCACTCAAATGTACATACACTTTTTATTCTTGTACGCGGAGGACATGAAGAAGAAGCTCCCGGGCAGGAAAGACTCCAGCGCAGAGTGCGTGAGAGATAACCTCATCGCGCTGGGTAAACTGGCCTTCAGGGAGCTCGAGAAGGGTCACCTGATCTTCTACGAGAGCGACCTCATCCTGAACGGTATAAAGGTCGAGCAGGCGTCCAATTTCTCGGGAGTCTACACGCAGATCTTCAGCGAGGAGCTGACACTGTGTGAGCAGAAGATGTTCTGCTTTGTGCACCTGAGCGTCCAGGAGTTCTTTGCCGCGCTGTACGTGTACCTCACCTTCCACAATGAGGACAATAACGTTTTAGTCAAAAAGTCGTCTGCTTCCAGACTTTTCTCCTTCAGAAAGCCGTCAGAGCTTATCCTCTACAAAGAAGCGGTGGAAAAGGCTTTGCGGTGCGAAAATGGACATTTTGACATCTTTCTTCGCTTCCTCCTTGGCCTGTCCATGGAATCAAATCAGAGTCTTTTGAAGCCTTTGATGACAGGTGGCACAACACACCAAAGAACAAGAACGGAGGTCATTAAACACATAAAGGGGAAAATCAGGGAAAGTCCGTCCCCTGACAGATGCCTCAACCTCTTCCACTGTCTCAATGAGCTAAACGACCACTCTCTCGTGGAGGAGATCCAGCTCTACCTCCGATTGGACAGTCTCAACCAAACCAAACTCACGCCTTCCCAGTGGGCCACCCTGGTCTTTGTACTACTGACATCGGAAGAGGAGCTGAGTGTGTTCAAACTGAGCAAGTACACCCGGTCGGAGGAAGGTCTTCTTaggctgctgccagtcattAAAACAGCCAGAGTGGCAAA TCTGCATGCATGCAATCTCactgtgagctgctgtgagaACCTGGCAAAGAATATCAACCCATCACAAGTTagagagctggacctgtccAACAACAACCTGACAGATGCAGGAATAACACTGCTCTCCACGAAACTGAAGAACAGCAAATTGGAGAAACTCAG tgtgtccTTGTGCAGAGTGACAGAGGAAGGCTGCACTTTCCTGGCATCAGCTTTGAACTCGTCCAGtttgagagagctggacctgagctacaaccaccCGGGAGAGTTGGGCGTGCAGCTTCTGTCTGCTCTGATGGCCGACCCACAATGCAGCCTGCAGAAACTCAG TGTGGAGCAATGTGGTGAATCCAGGATTCAGCCAGGTCCAAAGAAAT ACACCACCAAACTCACCCTGGACCCGAACACGGCACACAGGGACCTCTCTCTGTCCGGAGGAGACAGGAAAGCGAGGCGTTGGACCAAGCAGCCTTATCCTGATCACCCGGAAAGGTTTGAATTTTGGACTCAGGTGCTGTGCAGGGAGGAGCTGACCGGCCGCTGCTACTGGGAGACAGAATGGAGCGGGAGAGCTGTCACCGGAGTAGCCTAcaaaaagatgtgcaggacggGAGAGGGTCGGGACAGCTGGTTGGGGAAAAACGACTGTTCTTGGGCACTGAGCTGCACCAAAGACGCCTACAGGACCTGGCACAATGACATGAGCACTGCTGTAACCATCCCACCCAACTCCAATAAGGTGGGGGTCTATCTGGACTGGTCAGCGGGGAAACTGTCCTTCTTCACGGTGTCCTGTGGCACACTGACGCTGCTCCACACCTTCCACACGACCTTCACTGAGCCCGTCTACCCAGCGTTCAGACTTGGCTGGGTGGACTCCACAGTCTACCTGTGCTAG
- the LOC119213211 gene encoding NACHT, LRR and PYD domains-containing protein 3-like isoform X1, with protein sequence MEKKSFSDETDTVPRETLPSIQAKVDHFQPSYTAQSGGKVVAPSFIGCIVDNITIISNSHEPIVSSKEALNQDIVDSYDKIAQCQEKLKATLKRKFSHVSEGMTKEATKIALNKIYTELYITEGGIGEVNKEHEVRQIETASRIPEAHEKSIHCNHLFDPPPGRDSPIRTVVTRGVAGIGKTVSTNKLTLDWAEGQANTNLAFVFPLSFRELNLMRKKPYSLVELLSVFYPDTRNTGIFTHVKNEMLFILDGLDESRLSLDFYRSEIVSDVTQTTTIAILIINLIRGSLLPSALVWITSRPIASNKIPLEFVDLVTEVRGFNNLQKDEYFRRKISDQSLANRVVAHVKSYRSLHIMCHIPIFCWMAASVLERKLSTADGKETPKTLTQMYIHFLFLYAEDMKKKLPGRKDSSAECVRDNLIALGKLAFRELEKGHLIFYESDLILNGIKVEQASNFSGVYTQIFSEELTLCEQKMFCFVHLSVQEFFAALYVYLTFHNEDNNVLVKKSSASRLFSFRKPSELILYKEAVEKALRCENGHFDIFLRFLLGLSMESNQSLLKPLMTGGTTHQRTRTEVIKHIKGKIRESPSPDRCLNLFHCLNELNDHSLVEEIQLYLRLDSLNQTKLTPSQWATLVFVLLTSEEELSVFKLSKYTRSEEGLLRLLPVIKTARVANLHACNLTVSCCENLAKNINPSQVRELDLSNNNLTDAGITLLSTKLKNSKLEKLRLRSCNLTQHSSDDLTAFISSASCQLRELDLSDNDLQDVGVKTLSGGLESPHCKLKILSVSLCRVTEEGCTFLASALNSSSLRELDLSYNHPGELGVQLLSALMADPQCSLQKLSVEQCGESRIQPGPKKYTTKLTLDPNTAHRDLSLSGGDRKARRWTKQPYPDHPERFEFWTQVLCREELTGRCYWETEWSGRAVTGVAYKKMCRTGEGRDSWLGKNDCSWALSCTKDAYRTWHNDMSTAVTIPPNSNKVGVYLDWSAGKLSFFTVSCGTLTLLHTFHTTFTEPVYPAFRLGWVDSTVYLC encoded by the exons atggagaaaaagagtttTTCTGATGAAACAGACACCGTTCCTCGAG AGACACTTCCCTCTATTCAGGCCAAGGTTGATCATTTCCAGCCCAGCTACACCGCTCAGAGTGGAGGCAAGGTGGTCGCTCCCTCCTTCATTGGTTGTATCGTTGACAACATAACCATCATCTCAAATAGCCATG AGCCAATTGTTTCATCAAAAGAAGCGTTGAACCAGGACATTGTCGACAGCT ATGATAAGATTGCTCAATGTCAAGAAAAACTGAAAGCCACTCTGAAGAGGAAGTTCAGCCACGTGTCCGAGGGGATGACAAAAGAAGCGACCAAGATAGCTCTCAAtaagatctacacagagctctacatcactgAGGGAGGAATTGGGGAGGTCAACAAAGAGCACGAGGTGAGACAGATCGAGACGGCCTCCAGGATACCTGAGGCCCACGAGAAATCCATCCACTGCAATCACCTCTTCGATCCTCCACCTGGACGAGACTCCCCCATAAGAACTGTGGTCACAAGGGGAGTCGCTGGCATCGGAAAAACCGTGTCCACCAATAAactcactctggactgggccgAAGGGCAGGCAAACACCAACCTGGCGtttgtgtttcctctctctttccgtGAGTTGAATCTGATGAGGAAGAAACCCTACAGTCTGGTGGAGCTCCTTAGTGTCTTTTACCCCGACACGAGAAACACAGGGATTTTCACACATGTTAAAAACGAAATGCTCTTCATCCTGGATGGGCTGGACGAGAGCCGGCTGTCCTTGGACTTCTACAGGAGTGAAATAGTGTCCGATGTGACGCAAACGACCACCATCGCGATCCTTATAATCAACCTCATCAGGGGAAGCCTGCTTCCGTCTGCTCTTGTTTGGATAACGTCTCGCCCGATAGCTTCCAATAAGATCCCTCTGGAATTTGTTGATCTGGTAACAGAAGTGCGAGGATTCAACAACCTCCAGAAAGACGAGTACTTCAGGAGGAAAATCAGCGACCAGAGCTTAGCAAACAGGGTGGTCGCGCATGTGAAATCCTACAGGAGCCttcacatcatgtgccacatacCGATCTTCTGCTGGATGGCGGCGAGTGTTCTTGAGAGGAAGTTGTCCACGGCAGACggtaaagagacaccaaagaccCTCACTCAAATGTACATACACTTTTTATTCTTGTACGCGGAGGACATGAAGAAGAAGCTCCCGGGCAGGAAAGACTCCAGCGCAGAGTGCGTGAGAGATAACCTCATCGCGCTGGGTAAACTGGCCTTCAGGGAGCTCGAGAAGGGTCACCTGATCTTCTACGAGAGCGACCTCATCCTGAACGGTATAAAGGTCGAGCAGGCGTCCAATTTCTCGGGAGTCTACACGCAGATCTTCAGCGAGGAGCTGACACTGTGTGAGCAGAAGATGTTCTGCTTTGTGCACCTGAGCGTCCAGGAGTTCTTTGCCGCGCTGTACGTGTACCTCACCTTCCACAATGAGGACAATAACGTTTTAGTCAAAAAGTCGTCTGCTTCCAGACTTTTCTCCTTCAGAAAGCCGTCAGAGCTTATCCTCTACAAAGAAGCGGTGGAAAAGGCTTTGCGGTGCGAAAATGGACATTTTGACATCTTTCTTCGCTTCCTCCTTGGCCTGTCCATGGAATCAAATCAGAGTCTTTTGAAGCCTTTGATGACAGGTGGCACAACACACCAAAGAACAAGAACGGAGGTCATTAAACACATAAAGGGGAAAATCAGGGAAAGTCCGTCCCCTGACAGATGCCTCAACCTCTTCCACTGTCTCAATGAGCTAAACGACCACTCTCTCGTGGAGGAGATCCAGCTCTACCTCCGATTGGACAGTCTCAACCAAACCAAACTCACGCCTTCCCAGTGGGCCACCCTGGTCTTTGTACTACTGACATCGGAAGAGGAGCTGAGTGTGTTCAAACTGAGCAAGTACACCCGGTCGGAGGAAGGTCTTCTTaggctgctgccagtcattAAAACAGCCAGAGTGGCAAA TCTGCATGCATGCAATCTCactgtgagctgctgtgagaACCTGGCAAAGAATATCAACCCATCACAAGTTagagagctggacctgtccAACAACAACCTGACAGATGCAGGAATAACACTGCTCTCCACGAAACTGAAGAACAGCAAATTGGAGAAACTCAG ACTGAGGAGCTGCAATCTAACACAGCACAGCTCCGATGACCTGACCGCCTTCATcagctcagcctcctgccagcttAGAGAATTGGACCTATCTGACAATGACTTGCAGGACGTAGGAGTCAAAACGCTCTCTGGTGGACTGGAGAGTCCTCACTGTAAACTGAAGATACTCTC tgtgtccTTGTGCAGAGTGACAGAGGAAGGCTGCACTTTCCTGGCATCAGCTTTGAACTCGTCCAGtttgagagagctggacctgagctacaaccaccCGGGAGAGTTGGGCGTGCAGCTTCTGTCTGCTCTGATGGCCGACCCACAATGCAGCCTGCAGAAACTCAG TGTGGAGCAATGTGGTGAATCCAGGATTCAGCCAGGTCCAAAGAAAT ACACCACCAAACTCACCCTGGACCCGAACACGGCACACAGGGACCTCTCTCTGTCCGGAGGAGACAGGAAAGCGAGGCGTTGGACCAAGCAGCCTTATCCTGATCACCCGGAAAGGTTTGAATTTTGGACTCAGGTGCTGTGCAGGGAGGAGCTGACCGGCCGCTGCTACTGGGAGACAGAATGGAGCGGGAGAGCTGTCACCGGAGTAGCCTAcaaaaagatgtgcaggacggGAGAGGGTCGGGACAGCTGGTTGGGGAAAAACGACTGTTCTTGGGCACTGAGCTGCACCAAAGACGCCTACAGGACCTGGCACAATGACATGAGCACTGCTGTAACCATCCCACCCAACTCCAATAAGGTGGGGGTCTATCTGGACTGGTCAGCGGGGAAACTGTCCTTCTTCACGGTGTCCTGTGGCACACTGACGCTGCTCCACACCTTCCACACGACCTTCACTGAGCCCGTCTACCCAGCGTTCAGACTTGGCTGGGTGGACTCCACAGTCTACCTGTGCTAG
- the LOC119213227 gene encoding transcription factor COE2-like has translation MSRVGGVGCNLSGPLQSPGSEQVLKRRKIAANHPLCRVDDTLEPALVLGCGCSVPHGDGGAEDGLDDGCVVLSSTVSVDGHVLAVSDNMFVHNNSKHGRRARRLEPGESVENTMEYATPCIKAISPSEGWTTGGAMVIVIGENFFDGLQVVFGSMLVWSELITAHAIRVQTPPRHIPGVVEVTLSYKSKQFCKGAPGRFIYTALNEPTIDYGFQRLQKVLPRHPGDPEKLAKEILLKRTADLVEALYGNPHSNQDVLLKRAADIAEALYSVPRPHSQLQALPSSPAHCSVMGLGSYPSQLGVSIGEHGQSSQGYIRNSSSLSPRGYPSASTPQHSSYGGGGGMTGGYGTVPMTSLGVPGSPGFSSASPTGSPYIMPSSPTIPGSSSSSSSLLPFSSFPSAAKQKSAFAPVLRPQGSPSPACPATGGNSFRAMMGLVVPPM, from the exons atgtccagggtgggaggggtcggctgcaatctttctggcccgcttcagagtcctggcagcgaacaagtcctgaagagacgaaagattgcagccaatcaccctctctgcagagtggatgacacgctggagcctgcccttgtccttggctgtggctgcagcgtaccacacggtgatggaggagcagaggatggactcgatgatggctgt gtGGTCTTGTCCAGCACCGTGAGTGTAGATGGCCACGTCCTGGCAGTGTCCGACAACATGTTTGTCCACAACAACTCTAAGCACGGCCGAAGGGCCCGCAGACTGGAGCCCGGCGAGTCTGTGGAGAATACTATGGAATATG CCACCCCGTGCATCAAAGCAATTAGTCCCAGTGAGGGCTGGACCACCGGCGGGGCGATGGTCATCGTCATTGGGGAGAACTTTTTTGACGGCCTGCAGGTGGTGTTTGGCAGCATGCTGGTGTGGAGTGAG CTGATCACAGCACACGCCATCCGTGTCCAGACGCCTCCTCGACACATCCCCGGGGTCGTGGAGGTCACACTGTCTTATAAATCCAAACAATTCTGCAAGGGAGCACCTGGACGCTTCATTTACA CAGCCCTAAATGAGCCCACTATAGACTATGGCTTCCAGCGACTTCAAAAGGTCCTTCCTCGACATCCTGGTGACCCGGAGAAATTAGCCAAG GAGATTCTCCTAAAGAGAACAGCAGATCTTGTGGAGGCCCTCTACGGAAATCCACACAGTAATCAG GACGTGCTGCTGAAACGTGCAGCAGACATCGCCGAGGCGCTCTACAGTGTTCCTCGTCCTCACAGTCAGCTGCAGGCGCTGCCCAGCTCACCGGCCCACTGCAGTGTCATGGGCCTGGGCTCATATCCTTCTCAGTTAGGCGTCAGCATCGGGGAGCACGGACAGAGCAGCCAAG GTTACATCAGAAATTCCAGCAGTTTGTCTCCAAGGGGTTACCCATCAGCCTCCACTCCTCAGCACTCAAGTTACGGGGGCGGCGGAGGGATGACTGGAGGCTATGGGACAGTTCCCATGACCAGTCTAGGAGTCCCTGGCTCTCCTGGTTTCAGCAGTGCCTCCCCCACCGGCTCTCCCTACA TAATGCCGTCCAGCCCCACCATACCAGGGAGCTCCAGCTCTTCATCGTCCCTCTtgcctttctcctccttcccgtcTGCTGCTAAACAGAAGAGTGCTTTTGCCCCCGTCCTCAGGCCCCAGGGCTCTCCCTCCCCTGCCTGCCCCGCCACAGGGGGGAACAGCTTCAGAG cgaTGATGGGCCTGGTTGTTCCCCCGATGTAA